A window of Chaetodon auriga isolate fChaAug3 chromosome 2, fChaAug3.hap1, whole genome shotgun sequence contains these coding sequences:
- the gnrh2 gene encoding progonadoliberin-2 translates to MMCVSRLVLLLGLLLCVGAQLSHGQHWSHGWYPGGKRELDSFGTSEISEEIKLCEAGECSYLRPQRRSVLRNILLDALARELQKKK, encoded by the exons ATGATGTGTGTATCTCGGCTGGTTTTGCTGCTTGGACTGCTTCTATGTGTGGGGGCTCAGCTGTCCCATGGCCAGCACTGGTCCCACGGTTGGTACCCCGGAGGCAAGAGGGAACTGGACTCTTTCGGCACATCAGAG ATTTCAGAGGAGATTAAGCTGTGTGAGGCAGGAGAATGCAGCTACTTGAGACCCCAGAGGAGGAGTGTTCTGAGAAATATTCTT TTGGATGCCTTAGCCAGGGAGCtccagaagaagaagtga
- the zmat1 gene encoding zinc finger matrin-type protein 1 — MDDRSVCAPQLAESDAQNDTINTPNAASVTDADTVINTKIDSSQVEGDKSEEELLKSLLTDDYCHVCEAVLLFESQRLSHYEGKKHAQKLRVYLQAKRAEKKNKESTGPQRTMTTDKDHFCELCNMVFSSHVVARSHYEGKVHTKNLRKQGLQPPVIDRYTEVQSLPSLTLDPDNADLNSAPEGGMEHLLDPAATTMTPSTEVDLTDPNKYCALCAASFNNPQMALQHYNGRKHQRNQTRQKLLKELGDNVQQANSLMCQMCSVQFNSVEMYQAHMQGNKHQIREKKVIDLCKSQQKAYSTFTDELSDYIQIQKARGITPKGGQILSLGDTQKEDEEEEEENEALNKEDIIKLNQPMPSFPPTFNPPHHSRLGCYTPVEGWRPPYQGPPWPSHGLNYTCAPPVLPGSDSTLFPSWPMKRRRRRKQSSSSSDTTSSSYSSTYSSSHSSRSSDSDGTEYRRRDKRRIRGSRRERDKRAKDENSDREEKRRRRQRRERAKESEERRRGESGESEEERRRKKRKNHGKRRRQDKKSQEEDSEVVAERVTDNLMPEVMMDNRKETEGHVQAEVNVEQEGGGQGGPAKPKYRKEKKKTKEKVDMRTEEEKLWDDSILGC; from the exons ATGGACGACAGAAGCGTCTGTGCTCCGCAACTTGCGGAGTCAGACGCTCAAAATGACACTATTAATACCCCTAACGCGGCTTCTGTCACAGATGCTGACACAGTAATAAACACTAAAATAGATAGTTCCCAGGTTGAAG GAGACAAGAGTGAAGAGGAGCTACTAAAGAGTCTCCTCACTGATGACTACTGTcatgtgtgtgaggctgtgctgctctttgaaTCTCAGCGACTGTCCCACTATGAG GGAAAGAAACATGCTCAAAAACTCAGGGTGTACCTGCAGGCCAAGAGAGCCGAGAAGAAGAATAAAGAGTCCACAGGACCGCAG CGGACCATGACTACAGATAAGGACCATTTCTGTGAGCTGTGTAACATGGTGTTTAGTTCCCATGTGGTGGCAAGATCCCACTATGAAGGCAAAGTGCACACAAAAAATCTTCGTAAACAAGGTCTGCAGCCACCAG TCATAGACAGGTACACAGAAGTGCAGTCTTTACCAAGTCTGACCCTGGATCCTGATAATGCTGACCTGAATTCAGCCCCAGAGGGTGGTATGGAGCACCTTCTGGACCCAGCAGCCACCACAATGACCCCCAGCACAGAGGTGGATCTGACGGACCCCAACAAGTACTGTGCCCTGTGTGCCGCTTCCTTCAACAATCCTCAGATGGCTTTGCAGCACTACAATGGACGCAAACACCAGAGGAATCAGACCAGACAGAAGCTACTCAAAGAACTTGGAGACAATGTGCAACAAG CCAACTCCCTGATGTGTCAGATGTGTAGTGTGCAATTTAACTCTGTGGAGATGTACCAGGCCCACATGCAGGGAAACAAACACCAGATTAG GGAGAAGAAGGTCATTGACCTGTGCAAGTCCCAGCAAAAAGCCTACAGCACATTTACTGATGAACTGTCAGATTACATTCAGATTCAGAAGGCACGTGGAATCACCCCCAAGGGTGGTCAGATCCTCTCTCTGGGTGACACACaaaaggaggatgaagaagaagaagaagaaaacgaaGCATTAAACAAGGAGGATATCATAAAATTGAACCAGCCTATGCCCAGTTTCCCTCCCACCTTTAACCCTCCTCATCACTCCCGCCTTGGTTGTTACACTCCAGTTGAAGGGTGGCGCCCTCCATATCAGGGCCCTCCCTGGCCATCCCATGGCTTGAATTACACCTGCGCTCCTCCAGTCCTCCCAGGCTCAGACTCTACACTGTTCCCTAGTTGGCCTATGAAGAGAAGGAGGCGCAGAAAGCAGTCGAGCTCCTCCTCAGATACTACCTCATCATCCTACTCTTCCACGTATTCCTCCTCCCATAGCAGTCGCTCAAGTGACAGTGATGGTACTGAATACAGGcgcagagacaagaggaggattAGAGGATCcagaagggagagagacaagCGGGCAAAAGATGAGAactcagacagagaggagaagaggaggaggagacaacGGAGGGAAAGAGCtaaggagtcagaggagaggagaagaggggaatCTGGAGAGtcggaggaagagaggaggagaaagaagaggaaaaatcaTGGCAAGCGGAGAAGACAAGATAAGAAATCCCAGGAGGAGGACTCTGAGGTGGTGGCGGAAAGGGTGACGGACAATTTAATGCCAGAAGTCATGATGGACAATAGAAAAGAGACTGAAGGGCATGTTCAGGCTGAAGTGAATGTCGAGCAGGAGGGAGGTGGACAGGGTGGGCCGGCAAAACCCAAatacagaaaagagaagaagaaaacaaaagagaaagtagacatgaggacagaggaggagaagctgtggGACGACTCCATTCTGGGCTGTTAA
- the cd8b gene encoding T-cell surface glycoprotein CD8 beta chain: MYTFWRPDKMSLLPLAWILLTVSLWTSGSSQILQQESVRILYPKIHSTETIDCECVNMSCESVYWFRSLPNPGKVQFLGRCNNANRAIHGTGVEEARFKLNRKNSQFFTLRIIGVTEEDTGMYSCVLKDRRNTEMWKPGVLLRPGVIPPTLPPVTKPKLRGKSVCRCPKKHYSRGGCSTLILWPLVGGIAALALAVLCTLYYFSRLPKKCRHHFVKKR; encoded by the exons ATGTACACATTCTGGCGACCGGACAAAATGTCCCTGCTGCCCCTGGCATGGATACTGTTAACAGTATCACTGTGGACGTCAG GTTCGAGCCAGATCCTGCAACAAGAAAGCGTCCGGATTCTTTACCCCAAGATCCACAGTACAGAGACTATTGACTGTGAGTGCGTTAACATGTCCTGTGAGTCCGTCTACTGGTTCCGCAGCCTTCCCAATCCCGGCAAAGTACAGTTCTTAGGCAGATGCAACAACGCCAACCGTGCTATCCATGGGACTGGTGTGGAAGAAGCACGATTCAAACTGAACAGGAAGAACAGTCAGTTCTTTACGCTGCGCATCATCGGTGTGACAGAAGAGGACACGGGGATGTATTCTTGTGTTCTTAAGGACAGGAGAAACACCGAAATGTGGAAGCCTGGGGTTCTCCTTCGGCCGGGAG TGATTCCTCCAACATTACCTCCCGTTACAAAACCCAAACTGAGAGGCAAGTCAGTCTGTCGCTGCCCTAAGAAGCATTATTCACGGG GCGGCTGCAGCACCCTGATTCTGTGGCCGTTGGTTGGAGGTATTGCGGCCCTGGCTCTAGCTGTCCTCTGCACACTGTACTACTTCAGCC GGCTACCCAAAAAATGTCGGCATCACTTTGTGAA GAAGAGGTAG